One region of Candidatus Zixiibacteriota bacterium genomic DNA includes:
- a CDS encoding pyridoxal phosphate-dependent aminotransferase translates to MKYAERMKRLGTESAFDVLVKAKSLEAKGMEVIHLEIGEPDFATPANICDAAIEAIRGGFTHYNPSPGYPDVREVVSDYINRTRGIKTNFRNVVITPGGKPIMFFTMLALVNEGEEVIFPNPGFPIYESIINFIGAKAVPIYLREENDFRLDVKELKSLVTPKTKLIIINSPQNPTGGVLTHNDLEEIAGIAVEKDVWILSDEIYSRIIYEAKFESLTQFPGALERTIILDGMSKTYAMTGWRLGYGVMEETLAAHVARLATNSTSCTASFSQIAMKEAITGPQEESDKMVAEFKKRRDVIVAGLNKIDGFTCKKPLGAFYAYPNITGTGWKSKDLADFILEKYGVAALSGTAFGSFGEGYMRFSYANSIENIQKALSKVEAAIAKIKQSA, encoded by the coding sequence ATGAAATACGCTGAAAGAATGAAAAGACTGGGGACAGAATCAGCCTTCGATGTCCTGGTTAAGGCAAAAAGTCTTGAGGCTAAAGGGATGGAAGTAATTCATCTCGAAATTGGTGAGCCCGACTTTGCCACCCCGGCCAATATTTGTGATGCCGCAATCGAAGCAATTCGCGGTGGATTTACGCACTATAATCCATCCCCCGGCTATCCTGATGTTCGTGAGGTCGTTTCAGATTATATCAATCGAACGCGCGGAATAAAAACCAATTTTAGGAATGTCGTTATCACCCCCGGCGGCAAGCCGATCATGTTCTTTACCATGCTCGCACTGGTCAATGAAGGGGAGGAAGTGATATTCCCCAATCCCGGTTTTCCCATTTATGAATCGATCATCAATTTTATCGGCGCCAAGGCCGTCCCCATCTACCTCCGGGAAGAAAACGATTTCCGTCTTGACGTTAAGGAATTGAAGTCTCTGGTCACGCCCAAAACCAAGCTGATTATCATCAATTCGCCCCAGAATCCTACCGGCGGCGTTCTCACTCATAACGATCTGGAAGAGATCGCCGGAATTGCGGTCGAAAAAGATGTTTGGATACTCTCCGATGAAATTTACTCCCGCATTATTTATGAGGCCAAATTTGAATCGTTGACACAATTCCCCGGCGCCCTCGAGCGAACCATCATCCTGGACGGAATGTCCAAAACCTATGCCATGACCGGGTGGCGGCTGGGGTATGGTGTGATGGAGGAGACGCTGGCCGCTCATGTCGCCCGCCTGGCCACCAATTCCACTTCTTGCACTGCTTCTTTCTCTCAGATTGCTATGAAAGAGGCTATCACCGGCCCTCAGGAAGAGTCGGACAAAATGGTGGCCGAATTCAAGAAGCGGCGGGATGTCATTGTGGCGGGATTGAACAAGATTGACGGCTTCACCTGCAAAAAGCCGCTGGGTGCTTTTTACGCCTATCCCAATATCACCGGCACCGGCTGGAAATCAAAAGACCTCGCCGATTTCATCCTTGAGAAATATGGTGTAGCCGCTCTTTCAGGTACCGCCTTCGGCAGTTTCGGCGAAGGTTATATGCGGTTCTCTTACGCCAACTCCATTGAAAATATTCAGAAAGCCCTCTCCAAGGTTGAGGCAGCAATAGCAAAAATCAAGCAAAGCGCTTAA
- a CDS encoding transketolase, with the protein MPLLDSKTGKVIRDYTIDELKERANYMRGLDMISLCSGQSGHSGGTLSMMDILACLYLKVARHDPKNPGWEDRDRVIWSAGHKAPALYISLAVSGYFPEDELAKLRMLYSPLQGHPHRKELGGVEISSGSLGQGMSVAVGVALAAKLDKKDHRVFAITSDGEHQEGSMWEAAMEAGNFKLNNFINIIDFNRLQIDGLVKDVQDIDPLADKYRAFKWDVIEVDGHDIAAILNALDRACHSQEKPTLILARTTKGKGVSFMENVAGWHGKPPNKEEMIKALAELGLSTKFDLEKFFKVGTDHQVMVEKRLDAKMPKFSRDFWWNKQDNMKADMDPTRKGMGRALDEYGGDERVVCIGADISDSITISDFYKNHPERKNRWISVGVAEQGGTTVAAGLAKEGKLPVFGTYGVFSSARNLDQLRVSVCYGDFNVLIVGAHGGVSVGPDGATHQELESLFQMCGLPNMRVGVPVDSVESKKMTKAMLFDIVGPKYVRFAREATPVVSDVNTPFKFGVANIYRFRGEKDKFRDAFEIKLSPDYRSENEDLTIISCGPEAAEALRAAWILKSDYGIETRVINMHTVKPLDKEAILRAVRETRCIVTAEEHQVGGLGNLVAAAMLEGVSGDGKIIPFGMVGVKDRFGESGLPWQLVKEFEVAAEFIADKARQLLKLR; encoded by the coding sequence ATGCCGCTCCTTGATTCAAAGACCGGTAAAGTTATTAGAGACTACACAATAGATGAACTGAAAGAACGTGCTAATTATATGCGCGGCCTGGACATGATATCCCTATGTTCCGGGCAATCAGGGCATTCCGGCGGGACCCTTTCCATGATGGATATCCTGGCCTGTCTGTACCTGAAAGTGGCACGGCACGATCCCAAAAACCCAGGCTGGGAAGATCGCGACCGGGTCATCTGGTCGGCCGGGCACAAGGCCCCGGCGCTTTATATATCTTTGGCCGTATCCGGTTATTTCCCTGAGGATGAACTGGCCAAGCTGAGAATGCTTTATTCTCCTTTGCAGGGGCACCCACATCGGAAAGAACTGGGTGGGGTCGAGATTTCCTCCGGTTCGCTGGGCCAGGGGATGTCGGTGGCTGTCGGTGTGGCTCTGGCGGCCAAATTAGACAAAAAGGACCATCGGGTTTTTGCGATAACCTCTGATGGCGAGCATCAGGAAGGCTCCATGTGGGAAGCGGCCATGGAGGCGGGAAATTTCAAACTGAATAATTTTATCAATATCATAGACTTTAACCGGCTGCAGATAGACGGCTTGGTGAAAGATGTTCAGGATATCGACCCGCTGGCGGATAAGTACCGGGCTTTCAAATGGGATGTGATAGAGGTCGACGGCCATGATATTGCAGCTATTTTGAACGCTCTGGATAGAGCCTGTCACTCCCAGGAAAAGCCGACCTTGATTCTGGCCAGGACGACCAAAGGCAAAGGGGTCAGTTTCATGGAAAACGTTGCCGGATGGCATGGTAAACCGCCCAACAAGGAAGAAATGATCAAGGCCCTGGCGGAATTGGGACTTTCCACTAAATTTGATCTCGAAAAATTCTTTAAGGTCGGCACCGACCATCAGGTAATGGTGGAAAAGAGACTTGATGCCAAGATGCCCAAATTCTCCCGGGATTTCTGGTGGAATAAACAAGACAATATGAAAGCCGATATGGATCCCACCCGCAAGGGAATGGGTCGGGCGCTCGATGAGTATGGTGGCGATGAACGAGTCGTTTGCATCGGCGCTGATATTTCCGATTCCATCACCATTTCCGATTTTTATAAGAACCACCCCGAGCGGAAAAACCGCTGGATATCGGTCGGCGTGGCCGAGCAGGGGGGAACGACGGTGGCGGCTGGGCTGGCCAAGGAAGGGAAATTACCCGTTTTCGGGACTTATGGTGTTTTCTCCTCTGCCCGTAATCTCGACCAGTTGCGTGTCTCGGTCTGCTATGGCGATTTTAATGTTCTCATCGTTGGCGCCCATGGCGGTGTTTCGGTCGGCCCGGATGGTGCAACGCACCAGGAGCTCGAGTCCCTTTTCCAGATGTGCGGCCTTCCCAATATGCGGGTCGGCGTGCCGGTCGATTCGGTGGAAAGCAAAAAGATGACAAAAGCCATGCTATTTGATATTGTCGGACCCAAATATGTCCGCTTCGCTCGCGAAGCGACGCCGGTGGTTTCCGATGTGAATACACCTTTCAAATTCGGAGTCGCCAATATCTATCGTTTCCGCGGCGAGAAAGACAAATTTAGAGATGCCTTCGAAATTAAACTCTCGCCCGACTACAGATCGGAAAATGAAGATCTGACCATAATTTCCTGCGGGCCCGAAGCGGCCGAGGCGCTTCGTGCCGCCTGGATTTTGAAAAGCGATTATGGTATCGAGACCAGAGTAATAAACATGCATACAGTCAAGCCCCTCGATAAAGAGGCCATTCTCAGGGCCGTGCGCGAAACCCGTTGCATTGTCACCGCTGAAGAGCACCAGGTGGGCGGACTCGGGAATCTGGTGGCTGCGGCCATGTTGGAAGGTGTCTCCGGCGATGGCAAGATCATACCCTTTGGCATGGTCGGGGTAAAGGACCGTTTCGGCGAATCCGGACTTCCCTGGCAACTGGTCAAGGAGTTCGAGGTAGCCGCAGAGTTCATTGCCGATAAGGCCAGACAGCTTCTGAAACTCCGTTAA
- the coaE gene encoding dephospho-CoA kinase (Dephospho-CoA kinase (CoaE) performs the final step in coenzyme A biosynthesis.): protein MLIGITGQIGTGKSEVARLFEKHGAYVISADQIGREVVEQNRVVLRELVGAFGAEILTPGGKLRRRLLGELAFATPAGKRRLDKIVHPRLLRKLGRQTSLALKKHALVVVDAALLIDWNWDKEVQYTVLVHSRNEIKAARLLKKGYSRAEIITRIRSQKGFIELRKHADFIIHNNKSLDSLEVQVEKLIEKLKRNG, encoded by the coding sequence ATGCTTATCGGAATCACCGGTCAGATCGGAACAGGCAAATCGGAGGTTGCCCGCCTGTTTGAGAAACATGGGGCCTATGTTATATCGGCCGATCAGATCGGCCGAGAAGTAGTCGAACAGAATCGGGTAGTTCTCAGAGAATTGGTTGGAGCATTTGGGGCCGAGATATTGACTCCGGGTGGAAAACTCCGCCGGCGCCTTCTGGGAGAACTCGCTTTCGCTACTCCGGCAGGTAAGCGAAGATTAGATAAAATTGTTCATCCCCGACTTCTCCGGAAACTGGGTCGGCAAACTTCCCTTGCCCTCAAGAAACATGCCTTAGTTGTGGTTGACGCCGCTCTACTGATTGATTGGAATTGGGATAAAGAGGTTCAATACACGGTTTTGGTTCATTCCCGCAATGAGATAAAAGCGGCTCGCCTCTTGAAAAAGGGGTATTCTCGGGCTGAAATAATAACGAGGATCAGATCCCAGAAAGGCTTCATCGAACTGAGAAAGCATGCCGACTTTATCATTCACAACAATAAATCTCTTGATTCACTTGAAGTTCAGGTGGAAAAACTGATTGAAAAGTTGAAACGAAATGGTTGA
- a CDS encoding lytic transglycosylase domain-containing protein produces the protein MIKYEKLGIFLSKPIALLFVLVYLLQSVFIVLLVQDKFDLEKQIDFQQKRITELEEKLKILQVIEDFQIGFTDKEEAELAEVISSECNRYDYDPLFLLSLILTESSFRNYQVSSRGAEGLMQIRPLTGRSLAGKIGVDWKGEQTLRQPELNIRMGSLHLFELILKFKDVRKALISYNLGETELKSRMSLNKPLPKLFLDKVMNNYEMLKERYTI, from the coding sequence ATGATTAAATACGAAAAATTGGGCATTTTCCTTTCCAAGCCGATCGCGCTTTTATTTGTCCTGGTGTATCTCCTGCAGTCGGTCTTTATCGTGCTGCTTGTCCAGGACAAATTTGACCTGGAAAAGCAGATCGATTTTCAGCAAAAACGGATTACGGAACTGGAGGAAAAACTTAAAATTCTTCAGGTGATTGAGGATTTTCAGATCGGTTTCACCGATAAGGAAGAGGCTGAACTGGCCGAGGTGATATCCTCGGAATGCAACAGATACGACTATGACCCGCTGTTTCTTCTTTCTCTTATTCTAACGGAATCATCCTTCCGCAACTATCAGGTTTCGTCACGGGGCGCCGAAGGGTTGATGCAGATTCGTCCCCTGACCGGCCGCTCTCTGGCGGGCAAAATCGGTGTCGACTGGAAGGGCGAACAGACACTGCGCCAGCCGGAACTGAATATTCGCATGGGTTCACTGCATCTTTTTGAACTGATTCTGAAGTTTAAGGATGTGCGTAAAGCGCTCATCTCCTATAATCTGGGGGAGACGGAATTAAAAAGCCGAATGAGTTTAAACAAACCTTTGCCCAAGTTATTCCTGGATAAAGTCATGAACAACTATGAAATGTTAAAGGAGCGATACACAATTTGA
- the rimO gene encoding 30S ribosomal protein S12 methylthiotransferase RimO, which produces MKFFIKKLGCPKNDVDGDFISGRLIDAGHQITGQADDAEAVIINTCGFILPAKDESIQEILFYEKAKQQGKIARLYVTGCLSQRYGEKLLRDIRGIDGIFGLGELEALAGAMADGVSSRAKILINPAPDLSYLAGTRRYLESGYCYEYLKISDGCDRYCGYCAIPYIRGRYRSRPIEDIISEAQFLAGAGRKELILVSQEGTGYGRDLKDGTNIISLLLRLEQVAGIEWIRLMYLHPEAVTDELIQYLSFSPKTLGYFDVPLQHISDTILSKMNRRINRARIEEILQKIRDASPDNIIRTTFIAGLPGETDTEFSELRDFIADFEFERLGVFKYSQEEGTPAARFAAQVSETVKDERLDKLMTLQQEIAFRKNIALIDTIQKVIIDKAEPDSLAVGRTKGDCPDIDQNVLVRDPKVKTGDILDAKIIMTEGYDLIATTEIGPR; this is translated from the coding sequence ATGAAATTTTTTATCAAAAAATTGGGCTGTCCCAAGAATGATGTCGATGGCGATTTTATTTCCGGAAGACTGATTGATGCCGGCCATCAGATTACCGGCCAGGCCGATGATGCCGAGGCGGTTATTATAAATACCTGCGGTTTCATTCTTCCGGCCAAGGATGAATCGATACAGGAAATATTGTTTTATGAAAAGGCCAAGCAACAGGGAAAGATCGCAAGACTTTATGTCACCGGCTGTCTTTCTCAAAGATACGGAGAGAAATTACTTCGCGATATAAGAGGGATTGACGGCATTTTTGGACTGGGCGAATTGGAGGCGCTGGCCGGAGCCATGGCCGATGGAGTAAGCAGCCGGGCGAAAATATTAATCAATCCCGCCCCTGACCTTTCCTATCTGGCCGGAACCAGACGATATCTGGAAAGCGGATATTGCTACGAATATCTCAAAATCTCCGATGGCTGCGACCGCTATTGCGGCTATTGCGCCATACCGTATATTCGCGGCCGTTACCGCAGCCGCCCGATAGAGGATATAATTAGTGAGGCCCAATTTCTGGCCGGAGCCGGTCGGAAAGAGCTCATTCTGGTTTCTCAGGAGGGAACCGGGTACGGCCGCGATCTCAAAGATGGCACCAATATTATCAGTCTTCTGCTGAGGCTGGAGCAGGTGGCCGGTATCGAATGGATTCGTCTCATGTATCTCCACCCCGAGGCCGTCACCGATGAACTAATCCAATATCTTTCCTTTTCCCCGAAAACCCTGGGTTATTTTGATGTCCCCCTGCAACATATAAGCGATACCATTCTTTCGAAAATGAACCGCCGGATTAACCGCGCCCGGATCGAGGAAATTCTGCAAAAGATCAGGGATGCTTCTCCCGATAATATCATTAGAACCACTTTCATCGCCGGTCTGCCGGGCGAGACCGATACGGAGTTTTCCGAATTGCGCGATTTTATCGCCGATTTTGAATTCGAACGGCTGGGGGTATTCAAATATTCGCAGGAGGAGGGAACGCCCGCCGCTCGTTTCGCCGCGCAGGTCTCTGAAACGGTCAAGGATGAGCGGCTGGATAAACTGATGACGCTGCAACAGGAGATCGCCTTCCGGAAAAATATTGCCTTGATTGACACGATTCAAAAGGTTATTATTGACAAAGCCGAGCCGGACTCTCTCGCTGTTGGCAGAACTAAAGGTGATTGCCCTGATATAGATCAGAATGTTCTGGTCAGGGATCCAAAGGTTAAAACCGGCGATATTCTGGACGCGAAAATAATCATGACGGAAGGGTATGATTTGATCGCCACAACTGAAATCGGGCCGAGATGA
- the polA gene encoding DNA polymerase I → MKEKSLFLVDGSAIFYRAYFAFIRNPLINSRGENTSAPYGFINSLLKIIKDENPDYMAVVFDTKAPTFRHRMYDEYKSTRAKMPEELVLQLPRIREAAEALNLPSLEMEGYEADDIIGTLAKEAEKRGMNVWIVSGDKDLFQLVSAQVKMYNPQKGALPPEKLDRVGVIAKFGVPPEKVVDVLSLMGDSSDNVPGIPGIGPKTAISLINEFGSLEAVLKAPEKIKAKGVRTKIAENIPLAELSLKLVTLDTAVPIEFSLENMKRGEINFEKAKKLFMELEFFALLEALARETGTLELKIDSAAVLQNKQAAYLCISDIAQLEQLVGELSEKREIAIDTETTSLNSLEAGLVGISLCAEAGKAYYLPIGHTDSKKNLPHEEAFKLLSGLFADRKVQKFGQNIKFDLEVLQRAGLEIDPVSFDTMLASYVINPSGRQHGLNHLAFEQFNYHMQPITDLIGSGKKQISFAEVEIDKATFYSAEDADYTYRLRGVLAPKIDQLKLHNLYYNIEIPLIKVLAAMEKAGVRIDSDYLAAMSKRLDQDLEILTRDIYIEAGQEFNINSTQQLSIILFEKLKLPTRGKTAKKTNFATDIRVLEELAAIHNLPRMILDYRQLLKLKNTYIDAIPALISKETGRVHTSFNQTITATGRLSSTDPNLQNIPIRTEIGRQIRKAFIPRDENYLLLSADYSQIELRILAHFSEDKTLIKAFEDREDIHARTAAEVFGVDIKDVTPEMRRSAKTANFAVIYGVTAYGLSQQTELDVTQSKEFIDTYFARYPGIKKYMDSTIESARKNVYVTTLFNRIRYLPEINAKNFQVRQFAERTAINTPIQGTAADMIKLAMIHIFKRIEGMKSKMILQVHDELVFDAHRDEIDELRELVRDGMEKAVRLKVPITVDIGVGSNWLEAK, encoded by the coding sequence ATGAAGGAGAAATCGCTCTTTCTGGTCGATGGCTCCGCCATTTTCTACCGGGCCTATTTTGCTTTCATCCGTAATCCCTTGATAAATTCCAGGGGAGAAAACACTTCCGCTCCTTATGGCTTCATTAATTCCCTGCTGAAAATCATCAAGGACGAAAATCCCGATTATATGGCCGTCGTCTTCGACACCAAGGCGCCCACTTTTCGCCACCGGATGTACGATGAATATAAATCTACCCGTGCCAAAATGCCCGAGGAGCTGGTCCTTCAATTGCCGCGTATCAGGGAGGCCGCCGAAGCGCTGAATCTTCCTTCGCTGGAAATGGAAGGGTACGAGGCGGATGATATAATCGGCACTCTGGCCAAAGAAGCCGAAAAGCGGGGGATGAATGTCTGGATTGTCTCCGGCGATAAAGACCTTTTTCAACTTGTCTCCGCGCAGGTTAAAATGTATAATCCGCAGAAGGGAGCGCTTCCGCCCGAGAAACTCGACCGTGTCGGGGTCATCGCCAAATTCGGTGTCCCGCCCGAAAAGGTGGTCGATGTCCTCTCACTCATGGGCGATTCCTCCGACAATGTTCCCGGCATTCCCGGAATCGGTCCTAAGACTGCCATATCATTGATAAATGAATTCGGCTCTCTGGAAGCGGTCCTCAAAGCTCCCGAAAAAATCAAGGCCAAAGGTGTCCGAACTAAAATCGCCGAAAATATCCCCCTGGCCGAATTGTCTCTTAAGCTGGTCACTCTGGATACCGCCGTCCCGATTGAATTCTCTCTGGAAAACATGAAACGCGGAGAGATTAATTTTGAAAAGGCCAAGAAGCTGTTTATGGAATTGGAGTTTTTTGCACTTCTCGAAGCCCTGGCCAGAGAAACCGGAACCCTTGAACTCAAGATCGATAGCGCTGCGGTGCTTCAGAATAAACAAGCCGCATATCTCTGTATTTCAGATATCGCACAGCTGGAGCAACTGGTCGGGGAACTATCCGAAAAGCGGGAAATAGCGATCGATACCGAAACAACTTCTCTTAATTCGCTCGAGGCCGGATTGGTCGGCATTTCGCTCTGTGCCGAGGCCGGGAAAGCTTATTACCTGCCCATAGGCCATACCGACAGCAAGAAAAATCTCCCGCACGAAGAAGCATTTAAACTCCTCTCCGGTCTCTTTGCGGACCGAAAAGTGCAGAAATTCGGGCAGAATATCAAATTCGACCTGGAGGTTCTGCAACGGGCAGGGCTGGAAATCGACCCGGTCTCTTTCGATACCATGTTGGCATCGTATGTCATCAACCCTTCGGGGCGTCAGCATGGTCTCAATCATCTGGCTTTCGAGCAATTCAATTACCATATGCAGCCGATCACCGATCTGATCGGATCGGGTAAAAAACAGATATCTTTCGCCGAGGTTGAGATCGATAAGGCGACCTTTTACTCCGCCGAGGATGCCGATTACACTTACCGGTTGCGAGGCGTTCTGGCGCCGAAAATCGATCAACTCAAATTGCATAATCTTTACTACAATATTGAAATTCCGCTTATCAAAGTGCTGGCGGCGATGGAAAAAGCCGGGGTGAGGATCGATTCCGATTATTTGGCGGCAATGTCCAAGAGACTGGATCAGGATCTGGAGATATTAACACGGGATATTTATATCGAGGCCGGACAGGAATTCAATATTAATTCCACACAACAGCTATCGATAATTCTTTTTGAAAAACTGAAACTCCCAACGCGTGGAAAGACCGCCAAGAAAACAAACTTTGCCACCGATATCAGAGTCCTTGAAGAATTAGCCGCCATCCATAATCTGCCGCGCATGATTCTTGACTATCGTCAGTTGCTGAAACTGAAGAATACTTATATCGACGCTATACCGGCCCTGATCAGCAAGGAGACCGGCAGAGTACATACTTCATTCAACCAGACTATTACCGCTACGGGCAGACTTTCCTCTACCGATCCCAACCTGCAGAACATTCCGATACGGACCGAAATCGGCCGCCAGATCCGCAAAGCATTTATTCCCCGCGACGAAAACTACCTTCTTTTATCGGCCGATTATTCCCAGATAGAGCTACGGATACTGGCCCATTTTTCCGAAGACAAAACGCTGATAAAAGCTTTCGAAGACAGGGAAGATATTCATGCCCGAACCGCCGCCGAGGTCTTTGGTGTTGATATCAAAGATGTCACTCCCGAGATGCGGCGTTCGGCCAAGACGGCCAACTTTGCCGTCATTTACGGTGTCACTGCTTATGGTCTTTCGCAGCAAACAGAGCTGGATGTCACCCAATCGAAGGAATTCATTGATACCTATTTTGCCCGCTATCCCGGCATCAAGAAATATATGGACAGCACCATCGAATCCGCTCGAAAGAACGTCTATGTAACAACCCTCTTCAACCGCATAAGGTACTTGCCGGAAATCAATGCCAAAAATTTCCAGGTGCGGCAGTTTGCCGAAAGAACGGCCATCAACACTCCCATTCAGGGAACCGCCGCCGATATGATCAAGCTGGCCATGATTCATATTTTCAAACGAATCGAGGGGATGAAGTCAAAAATGATTCTGCAGGTCCATGATGAATTGGTTTTTGACGCCCACCGGGATGAAATTGATGAGTTGCGCGAATTGGTGCGGGACGGGATGGAAAAAGCGGTCAGGTTGAAAGTCCCGATAACCGTCGATATCGGAGTTGGCTCCAACTGGCTCGAGGCCAAATAG
- the nadD gene encoding nicotinate-nucleotide adenylyltransferase, producing MLPFHPNKGALWGIMGGIFDPIHYGHLILAQCALQKFNYEGILFIPSFDPPHRAEKPVAVFDNRYMMTRLAIEGNEKFAISDLERDLKSPGYTLAIVDFLNQKYPGVVWHLILGADNLTQLDSWHKPEELIERVKIVVGNRPGFDQEFEKSKWFGRVEQFPMPLIEISSTAIRNAVREGRSIRYLVPEEVRQFIESRGLYR from the coding sequence ATGCTTCCGTTCCATCCAAATAAAGGCGCTCTCTGGGGAATAATGGGGGGGATTTTTGACCCCATCCATTATGGACATCTGATTCTTGCCCAGTGCGCCTTGCAGAAATTCAATTACGAAGGGATTCTTTTCATACCGAGTTTCGATCCGCCCCATCGGGCGGAAAAGCCGGTAGCTGTTTTCGATAACCGATATATGATGACCCGGCTGGCTATCGAAGGGAATGAAAAGTTCGCCATTTCCGACCTGGAGCGGGATCTGAAAAGCCCCGGTTATACTCTTGCCATCGTCGATTTCCTGAATCAGAAATATCCGGGTGTCGTCTGGCATCTGATTCTCGGGGCCGATAATTTGACTCAATTGGATAGCTGGCATAAACCGGAGGAGTTGATTGAAAGGGTCAAAATTGTCGTTGGCAATCGCCCGGGATTTGATCAGGAATTCGAAAAATCTAAATGGTTCGGCCGGGTCGAGCAATTCCCCATGCCGTTGATCGAAATTTCCTCGACGGCTATCAGGAATGCGGTCAGGGAAGGGCGTTCCATCCGTTACCTTGTTCCGGAAGAAGTCCGCCAATTCATCGAATCCCGGGGACTATATCGATGA
- the bamD gene encoding outer membrane protein assembly factor BamD codes for MKSKFFVLSGGAILCGILLLSCGKHIIKIAPTASEQFDIAKTELDKKHYLSAIEDFQKVIFNYPGSNIIDTAQYFLAMAYYENEDYELAGVEFSRLSSNYPRSEYVDDSQYMAGVCYFKNTPAHYGLDQEDLKKAITAMEDFIVENPDSPLIEDARRVILEARTRMARKDYENAYLYFKLEDFKAAEIYFQLVIDDYTDTEYGARALFNMAEISYKQKKYPEALEKFNNFLTVYPANQLVPKAKSFVEKITRKLNTANASVPSK; via the coding sequence TTGAAATCAAAGTTTTTTGTGCTCAGCGGAGGAGCGATTCTATGCGGAATTCTTCTTCTATCCTGCGGCAAGCATATTATCAAAATAGCGCCCACGGCCAGTGAGCAATTTGATATTGCCAAAACCGAACTCGATAAGAAACATTATCTTTCAGCCATTGAGGATTTCCAGAAAGTCATTTTCAATTACCCCGGATCGAACATTATCGATACCGCCCAGTATTTTCTGGCGATGGCCTATTATGAGAATGAAGATTATGAACTGGCCGGGGTCGAGTTCAGCCGTCTATCCTCTAATTACCCGCGTTCCGAATATGTTGATGACTCCCAGTATATGGCTGGAGTCTGCTATTTCAAGAATACTCCTGCCCATTACGGTTTGGATCAGGAGGATTTAAAGAAGGCAATTACCGCCATGGAGGACTTCATTGTCGAAAATCCAGACTCGCCTCTTATTGAGGATGCCCGCAGAGTAATCCTTGAGGCCCGCACGCGAATGGCTCGCAAGGATTATGAAAACGCCTATCTCTATTTCAAGCTGGAGGATTTCAAGGCGGCCGAGATTTATTTTCAGCTCGTCATAGATGACTATACCGATACCGAGTATGGCGCCAGGGCGTTGTTCAATATGGCCGAAATATCCTATAAACAGAAGAAATATCCCGAAGCCCTTGAGAAATTCAATAATTTTCTGACCGTCTATCCCGCGAATCAATTGGTTCCCAAAGCCAAAAGCTTTGTGGAGAAAATCACGCGCAAGCTGAATACGGCGAATGCTTCCGTTCCATCCAAATAA